A genomic region of Arachis stenosperma cultivar V10309 chromosome 9, arast.V10309.gnm1.PFL2, whole genome shotgun sequence contains the following coding sequences:
- the LOC130947826 gene encoding probable ribosome-binding factor A, chloroplastic isoform X1, giving the protein MKVLKFGESERAMTYLLYPPLILPCPCGWRNHILAPPSSTATIMNPVQRRGLSGSVQPGQDFVGRSRSRSVRCMANPRRVKMVAKQIQRELSDMLLTDKVLQFAVLPEASLGADRYLSSLTTISDVEVSSDLQVVKVYVSVFGDERGKEVAMAGLKSKAKYVRSVLGRRMKLRLTPEIRFIEDESFERGSRVIAILDKIKNEKSLENQNGELSDSSAHDDDNWDDVDPDEGKVGYRVGL; this is encoded by the exons ATGAAGGTTTTAAAG TTTGGTGAATCTGAGAGAGCAATGACATACCTGCTTTATCCACCACTGATATTACCATGCCCATGTGGATGGCGGAATCACATCCTTGCACCACCAAGCTCAACCGCAACAATAATGAACCCTGTTCAGAGGCGTGGTCTTAGTGGAAGTGTGCAGCCAGGGCAGGATTTTGTtggtaggagtaggagtaggagCGTGAGGTGCATGGCCAATCCTAGGAGAGTGAAGATGGTGGCGAAGCAGATTCAGAGGGAGCTTTCTGATATGCTCCTCACAGACAAAGTCTTGCAGTTTGCGGTTCTTCCAGAAGCTTCCTTGGGCGCTGACCGCTACCTCTCATCTCTGACCACCATAAGTGATGTTGAAGTCTCTTCCGACTTGCAG GTGGTTAAGGTGTATGTGTCCGTTTTTGGAGATGAAAGAGGGAAGGAAGTTGCCATGGCTGGATTGAAGTCTAAGGCCAAATACGTCCGCAGTGTGCTGGGCAGGCGTATGAAGCTTCGCTTGACTCCTGAGATACGCTTTATAGAGGATGAGTCTTTTGAGAGAGGAAGCAGG GTGATTGCAatattagataaaataaaaaatgagaaaagtTTGGAGAATCAAAACGGGGAGCTCTCGGATTCATCTGCACATGATGATGATAATTGGGATGATGTAGATCCTGATGAAG GGAAAGTTGGCTATAGAGTGGGGCTATAA
- the LOC130947826 gene encoding probable ribosome-binding factor A, chloroplastic isoform X4, producing the protein MTYLLYPPLILPCPCGWRNHILAPPSSTATIMNPVQRRGLSGSVQPGQDFVGRSRSRSVRCMANPRRVKMVAKQIQRELSDMLLTDKVLQFAVLPEASLGADRYLSSLTTISDVEVSSDLQVVKVYVSVFGDERGKEVAMAGLKSKAKYVRSVLGRRMKLRLTPEIRFIEDESFERGSRVIAILDKIKNEKSLENQNGELSDSSAHDDDNWDDVDPDEGKVGYRVGL; encoded by the exons ATGACATACCTGCTTTATCCACCACTGATATTACCATGCCCATGTGGATGGCGGAATCACATCCTTGCACCACCAAGCTCAACCGCAACAATAATGAACCCTGTTCAGAGGCGTGGTCTTAGTGGAAGTGTGCAGCCAGGGCAGGATTTTGTtggtaggagtaggagtaggagCGTGAGGTGCATGGCCAATCCTAGGAGAGTGAAGATGGTGGCGAAGCAGATTCAGAGGGAGCTTTCTGATATGCTCCTCACAGACAAAGTCTTGCAGTTTGCGGTTCTTCCAGAAGCTTCCTTGGGCGCTGACCGCTACCTCTCATCTCTGACCACCATAAGTGATGTTGAAGTCTCTTCCGACTTGCAG GTGGTTAAGGTGTATGTGTCCGTTTTTGGAGATGAAAGAGGGAAGGAAGTTGCCATGGCTGGATTGAAGTCTAAGGCCAAATACGTCCGCAGTGTGCTGGGCAGGCGTATGAAGCTTCGCTTGACTCCTGAGATACGCTTTATAGAGGATGAGTCTTTTGAGAGAGGAAGCAGG GTGATTGCAatattagataaaataaaaaatgagaaaagtTTGGAGAATCAAAACGGGGAGCTCTCGGATTCATCTGCACATGATGATGATAATTGGGATGATGTAGATCCTGATGAAG GGAAAGTTGGCTATAGAGTGGGGCTATAA
- the LOC130947826 gene encoding probable ribosome-binding factor A, chloroplastic isoform X3, whose product MKVLKFGESERAMTYLLYPPLILPCPCGWRNHILAPPSSTATIMNPVQRRGLSGSVQPGQDFVGRSRSRSVRCMANPRRVKMVAKQIQRELSDMLLTDKVLQFAVLPEASLGADRYLSSLTTISDVEVSSDLQVYVSVFGDERGKEVAMAGLKSKAKYVRSVLGRRMKLRLTPEIRFIEDESFERGSRVIAILDKIKNEKSLENQNGELSDSSAHDDDNWDDVDPDEGKVGYRVGL is encoded by the exons ATGAAGGTTTTAAAG TTTGGTGAATCTGAGAGAGCAATGACATACCTGCTTTATCCACCACTGATATTACCATGCCCATGTGGATGGCGGAATCACATCCTTGCACCACCAAGCTCAACCGCAACAATAATGAACCCTGTTCAGAGGCGTGGTCTTAGTGGAAGTGTGCAGCCAGGGCAGGATTTTGTtggtaggagtaggagtaggagCGTGAGGTGCATGGCCAATCCTAGGAGAGTGAAGATGGTGGCGAAGCAGATTCAGAGGGAGCTTTCTGATATGCTCCTCACAGACAAAGTCTTGCAGTTTGCGGTTCTTCCAGAAGCTTCCTTGGGCGCTGACCGCTACCTCTCATCTCTGACCACCATAAGTGATGTTGAAGTCTCTTCCGACTTGCAG GTGTATGTGTCCGTTTTTGGAGATGAAAGAGGGAAGGAAGTTGCCATGGCTGGATTGAAGTCTAAGGCCAAATACGTCCGCAGTGTGCTGGGCAGGCGTATGAAGCTTCGCTTGACTCCTGAGATACGCTTTATAGAGGATGAGTCTTTTGAGAGAGGAAGCAGG GTGATTGCAatattagataaaataaaaaatgagaaaagtTTGGAGAATCAAAACGGGGAGCTCTCGGATTCATCTGCACATGATGATGATAATTGGGATGATGTAGATCCTGATGAAG GGAAAGTTGGCTATAGAGTGGGGCTATAA
- the LOC130947826 gene encoding probable ribosome-binding factor A, chloroplastic isoform X2 codes for MKVLKFGESERAMTYLLYPPLILPCPCGWRNHILAPPSSTATIMNPVQRRGLSGSVQPGQDFVGRSRSRSVRCMANPRRVKMVAKQIQRELSDMLLTDKVLQFAVLPEASLGADRYLSSLTTISDVEVSSDLQVVKVYVSVFGDERGKEVAMAGLKSKAKYVRSVLGRRMKLRLTPEIRFIEDESFERGSRVIAILDKIKNEKSLENQNGELSDSSAHDDDNWDDVDPDEGIIYVD; via the exons ATGAAGGTTTTAAAG TTTGGTGAATCTGAGAGAGCAATGACATACCTGCTTTATCCACCACTGATATTACCATGCCCATGTGGATGGCGGAATCACATCCTTGCACCACCAAGCTCAACCGCAACAATAATGAACCCTGTTCAGAGGCGTGGTCTTAGTGGAAGTGTGCAGCCAGGGCAGGATTTTGTtggtaggagtaggagtaggagCGTGAGGTGCATGGCCAATCCTAGGAGAGTGAAGATGGTGGCGAAGCAGATTCAGAGGGAGCTTTCTGATATGCTCCTCACAGACAAAGTCTTGCAGTTTGCGGTTCTTCCAGAAGCTTCCTTGGGCGCTGACCGCTACCTCTCATCTCTGACCACCATAAGTGATGTTGAAGTCTCTTCCGACTTGCAG GTGGTTAAGGTGTATGTGTCCGTTTTTGGAGATGAAAGAGGGAAGGAAGTTGCCATGGCTGGATTGAAGTCTAAGGCCAAATACGTCCGCAGTGTGCTGGGCAGGCGTATGAAGCTTCGCTTGACTCCTGAGATACGCTTTATAGAGGATGAGTCTTTTGAGAGAGGAAGCAGG GTGATTGCAatattagataaaataaaaaatgagaaaagtTTGGAGAATCAAAACGGGGAGCTCTCGGATTCATCTGCACATGATGATGATAATTGGGATGATGTAGATCCTGATGAAGGTATCATTTACGTGGACTAG